The following coding sequences are from one Anas acuta chromosome 15, bAnaAcu1.1, whole genome shotgun sequence window:
- the ATPAF2 gene encoding ATP synthase mitochondrial F1 complex assembly factor 2, whose translation MWRGRCCRLLLGCAPRPAPGVLKGTGRGRGYAPPAERKRFYQNVSISQGEGGFEINLDHRKLKTPQAKLFTVPSEALAIAVATEWDSQKDTIKFYTMHLTTLCNTALDNPTQRSKAQLIRAAVKFLETDTVCYRVEEPAALAELQRNEWDPIVAWAEKRYNVAIGSSTSIMGPNIPASTRDTFSSHLASYNMWALQGIEYVITQLKSLILSMGLIDRHITVEKAVLLSRLEEEYQIQRWGKVEWAHDYDLCELRARAAAGTLFVHLCSESSTVKHKLLQD comes from the exons ATGTGGAGGGGTCGTTGCTGTCGCTTGCTGCTGGGCTGCGCCCCCCGGCCGGCCCCCGGTGTCCTcaaggggacggggagggggcgcgggtATGCCCCGCCGGCAG AGAGGAAGAGGTTTTACCAGAACGTGAGCATCTCACAAGGAGAAG GAGGCTTTGAAATAAACCTGGACCACCGCAAGCTGAAAACGCCGCAGGCCAAGCTCTTCACCGTCCCCAGCGAGGCTTTGGCCATCGCAGTGGCGACGGAATGGGACTCCCAGAAAGACACCATCAAGTTCTACACCATGCACCTG ACCACGCTGTGCAACACAGCCCTGGACAATCCCACGCAGCGAAGCAAAGCGCAGCTGATCCGTGCAGCCGTGAAGTTCCTGGAGACCGACACCGTCTG CTATCGCGTGGAGGAGCCAGCTGCcttggcagagctgcagagaaacGAATGGGATCCCATCGTCGCCTGGGCTGAGAAAAG GTACAACGTGGCAATCGGTTCCTCCACCAGCATCATGGGGCCAAACATCCCAGCCAGCACCAGGGACACCTTCAGCAGCCACCTGGCCTCCTACAACATGTGGGCTCTGCAAG GTATAGAATACGTAATCACCCAGCTGAAATCTCTCATTCTGTCCATGGGCCTGATTGACAGGCACATTACCGTGGAGAAAGCCGTGCTTCTGTCTCGGCTGGAGGAAGAATACCAG aTTCAGCGGTGGGGCAAGGTGGAGTGGGCCCACGACTACGATCTGTGCGAGCTGCGCGCTCGTGCGGCCGCTGGGACTCTCTTTGTTCACCTCTGCTCAGAGAGCTCCACCGTAAAACACAAGCTGTTGCAGGACTGA
- the GID4 gene encoding glucose-induced degradation protein 4 homolog codes for MPVRSERGRAGGAAAPSSTSSSSSSFSSAAAPSSSSSSSSSSSSSSSSSASSASAVPAACSLVPPPPINTAQPGVATSLLYSGAKFRGQQRSKGNAYEVEVVMQHVDMENSYLCGYLKIKGLTEEYPTLTTFFEGEIISKKHPFLTRKWDADEDVDRKHWGKFQAFYQYAKTFNSDDFDYEDLKNGDYVFMRWKEQFLVPDHTIKDISGASFAGFYYICFQKPAASIEGYYYHRSSEWYQSLNLTHVPEHSAPIYEFR; via the exons ATGCCGGTGCGCAGCGAGCGGGGCCGCGCGGGTGGGGCCGCGGCgccttcctccacctcctcttcctcctcctcgttcTCCTCAGCGGCGGCgccttcctcatcctcctcctcctcctcctcctcttcctcatcctcttcaTCTTCGGCCTCCTCCGCCTCAGCCGTGCCGGCCGCCTGCAGCCTGGTGCCGCCGCCCCCCATCAACACGGCGCAGCCCGGCGTGGCCACCTCGCTGCTCTACAGCGGCGCCAAGTTCCGCGGGCAGCAGCGCAGCAAGGGCAACGCCTACGAGGTGGAGGTCGTCATGCAG CACGTGGATATGGAAAACTCCTATCTCTGTGGATACTTGAAGATTAAAGGCCTTACGGAG GAGTACCCAACCCTCACCACTTTCTTTGAAGGGGAAATAATCAGTAAAAAGCACCCTTTCTTAACACGCAAGTGGGATGCTGACGAAGATGTGGATCGTAAACACTGG GGGAAGTTCCAGGCTTTCTACCAGTATGCAAAAACATTTAACTCTGATGACTTTGATTATGAGGATCTGAAAAACGGGGACTACGTCTTCATGCGATGGAAG GAGCAGTTCCTAGTCCCAGATCACACCATCAAAGACATCAGCGGTGCTTCCTTTGCTGGTTTCTATTACATCTGCTTCCAGAAGCCAGCAGCGTCTATAGAGGGCTATTACTACCATAGGAGTTCAGAATG gTATCAGTCATTGAATTTAACTCACGTTCCTGAGCACAGTGCTCCTATCTACGAATTCCGATGA